The Armatimonadota bacterium genome segment GGGCGGAGGTTCAAGACAGCGGCATAAGCATGTCGAGAAGGGCCACGACCCGGGCCACGATGACAAGCAGAGCGAGGATCGCCACCGCCGCCACTACCAGAAGGGCCCGGCGGAGTTGGATGGCGCGAAGCCACGAGTCCTTCACGCAGCGAACCTCCGAAGAGAGGAGGGTGATGGCGGAACGCCGAGCACGCTACTTCAGCACCACCGTGGTGTTCGAGCGCATGGTCATCGACACGCTGGACTGGTTCCCCGCGGCGGACCCGAACAGTTGCGGAGTCTCCATGACCACCTGGGTGTCCGAGACGCCGTCGAAGCGCATGGCCTTCCCGCCCTCGTAGTCAAAGTACGAAATCTGGCTGCCCCGCTGAGTTCCGCGCAGATTGAACAGGGGGCCGGCGATCAGGCCGAGGTCCAGCGGCATCTCGTAGTCGGTCTCCAGGCGGGCGCAGTTGACACCGGTAAGCTTCGCATAGTCGAGAAACGTGGTGGTGTAGGTGACGGGCATCAGTTGACCAGACTGGGTCTTCAACCTTAGGGTCTCCTGCCACCGCTTGCCCGGCTCGACCGCCTCGACCGGGAACCCGGGTCCGTGGAGTTCGCCGAAGAACTGGCCGACATCAAGCTGTGACCCGCCCGCCAGCGCTCCGCCGAGAGCACCCATGAGCCCGCCTTCAGCGGACGGTTCGGGCGCTTCGGGGCGGATGACCCGGGTGCTGAGCACGGTCCCGCCGGGTGAGATGACGGTGATGATCTCGGGGATGTTGAGGGCCACCGGGATCTGCTGGCCAGCCCACGATGCCTGGGTCTCCACGTTCTCAAGACGGTGGGAGATGGTCATGAACCCGGCGTCATCCACGGCCGTACAGGCCATCACGTAGATGAAACGGGCTTCCATGTGCACCGGGCCGGTGCGGCCGAGAGCGTTGATGGTCCCGTCCCCCGTGGTGTCGCACTGGTAGCGCAGGACGTCGCCTTTCGCCATCTTGTAGGTGAGAATGACGCCGGCTGATGCCTGGAAGCACATGGCAGCAGCGACGAGGATGAGAACGCATGGGGTGAGGTGGCGCATGGTGTGACCTCCAGTGTGTCGGATGAATGGTTGCGGGCCGCTTTACCTGCCGGGAGGTCCGCCCTGGGCTGCGAGGGCATGGTCGATGGCAGGACGCAACCGGGACCAGATGGCCTTTGCTTTATCGACGAGGGACGTGCCGACCTCGTTCGGGCTGTACGTTGCAAAGACGTACATCGCCGTGATTTCCTTCTGGTCGTCGGGTTCGAACCCGATGCGTGGAGGGACGGTGCGCAGGAACTCGAACTCCGTCTGATGGCTGGGACGCGGGTGCCCACGCAGGGAGCAGAAAGCGAGAAACGCGCGGTAAACATGGCGGACGATCTGTGCGGGCGTCATGTTCGCGCCCAGTTCGCGTTGTTCCCAGATGTCCGCGAAGGGGTCTGACGGCAGGTCGGCCCACTCGTCGTCACTGCGGCGTCCGCCCAGCCCGAGCATGCGCTTCAGGCGCTCCAGGAATGCGAGGAATGCCAGCCACATCGCCTGGAAGGGCGTGGCAAGGGCACGCAGGAAGGTGAGAATCTGCCTGCGATAACGGATGAGCAAGTAGATGAGCAAGGCCAGCAGGAGCAACAACAGGAGAAGGAGCCACCACGCGAACTTACGCTCCCGGCCGCGCTGGGAAGAGTCCGCTTGGCCCTGGCTGCCTTCCCCGCCTTGTCCACCCGCGCCGGCGTCGCCCTGGCCGCCGCTCTGCCCCGAAGCCGACGACTGCCCCTGACCGGAGCCGGACGCGCCCTGGGACTGAGTCTGTCCGGTGCCGCCTTCGGTGCCTGCCTGTCCCTGATCGCTGGTTGAGCCCTCGGTGGGCTGCTGCCCGGAGGAGCCCTGAGTTTCGTCGGTGCCGGCCTGGGTGGGTGCGCCCTCGCCGGTAGTGTCGGGCTCGCGGCCCGGCGCGGTCTGCCCGGAAGGTGGCTGGGAGAGTCCACTGCCGGGTGTCCAGCCGCTGATGCCCTCGCTCGGATCATGAAGCCAGCCGGGGCGGTTCGCGAAGGTAATGGGCCTTTGGGTATCCATCTGCGGGCGCGGCAGGAACGCCGAAACGACCACCACGAGGAGCACCAGGATGACGCTCATGAGGATCCAGGTGGGGGCGAGGCTCCAGGTCATGCGCACCTTGCGGCGGCGGACATCCATGCGGATTGCCGACAGGTTGGTGAGAGCGAGAAGGAGCAGGGCGAAGAAGACATAGCCCGCCATGGTGTAAAAGGCATGGGTAGCCATGCGCCCCTGGTCGCCGATGGCGCGGGTGCCGAGACCGAAGGCGAGAACCGCCGCCACCGAGACCCAGAAGACCGCGCGGCCGGGATGCCGGGCCCCTTTCTTGCGGCCCTCGGCGCCGTTCCAGTCGGACATCAGGCCCTGATTCAGGGAGTACGCAATGTTCTCCTCAAGGGTGGTCTCACGGGTCACTTTGTCTGCGAGCCACCAGATGAGCGCCACGAGGCTGAAGTTGAACAGGATGGAGAAAAGGGCGCCCGATGGAGTCAGGCTGCCCGCCAGCGCGCCCTCGGTCATGGTGAACCGCATGACCGCAAGAACCATGACCCCTGCCAGCGCGAGCATGTACGGGAGCGCGAGAAGGCCGGTGCCGTACTTGGTGCGGATGCGGGTGATGCCGATGACCGCGGCGAGAAAGAAGAAGCAGATCCAGCGCAGGCCGCCGGAAAACTCGCCACCGAGCGCTTGGCGCAGGTCGATGAGGTAGAACAGCAGGCAACCCAGCAGGCCGAAGATGCTGAGGGGAATCGCCAGTTCGGTGAGCCAGTCGAAGATGGGTTCGTCCTGTTCCTCCGGCTCCTGTTCGATGGGCGGCACGTCGGGAGCGCGGGCGGCAACCACCGAGCCGTCCGGGATGTCAGTCTCGCCGGACGCTTCTTGCTCGGGAGCCTCGGGCTCTCTTCGGGTCAGTTCGTCATCGGCCATTGGAGGGTCGGGCGCTCCGGGATCGGGTCACTGGGACAGGCGGAAGCAGGTCTGGAGCACGAAAAAGACCAGGGCGCCGGCGCCCGCGGCCACAAACCAGACGATGGCGCGCGAGACCGCGCCGTTCAATCTCAGAAAACTGTAGTGATATCCTCGCATTTTTCATCCCCCCGGGCTCCGGGAGCGGCAGCACACATCAGATGACGATGTTGTGCAGATCCGTCTCTCGTCGCAGGTGGATCATTGGCACCCGTAGACCTGCGAGCGACGCCTGCGCGCGTGGAGCGCTGGCAGAATTATCAATCAATAGTACTAGAACGCTGAACCCCGTACTCTTGAGCCTCGCAATTTCACGCCCCAGTTCGGGTGTAACTTCCGGCACAATGAGTATGACCGTATCTTCTCGCGGCCATGCATTGTATTCGCGGGCAATCATCTCGGCCAGTGAGAAACCGTCGCTCAGTTCCAGGCGCGCCAGGGTTTCCATGACGAGCATAATACTTTCCTGCCCGCGCCGGACTGCCACTTCCACCGGGCGCAAGCGGTCCGACATCTTGCGGCGTTCCAAAAGTTGCCGGGCTTCGTCGCGATGGGCGACTTCGACGGAGATCGGCTCCACGTCGATGACATCCGCGGCGTCCACACCATTGCTGACGAAGCCGAGGTCCACCCCGCGCGATGCGAGATGAGACGCCAGCGACGCAGCGACTGTGCAGGCGAATTCGGTGCGGCGTCCCTTACCCGAGCCATCCCAGGAGCGAGTATTGAAGTCCAGAATGATGTTCGCGCCCTGCACGGACGACGGCTCGTAGATCTTGGAATGCAGCAGGCCGGTGCGCGCGCTGGCTTTCCAGTGAACCCGGCGCAAAGGGTCGCCTTGCTGGTACTCGCGCACCCCGGCAATGCGGGTGGGGTCTTCGAATATCCGCATGCGCACCGTGGTCTCACCCAAGGGCCGGTGTGTGGGGACGGAGTACTTGTCGATGGGCAGGACCTTGGGGTAGACGGTGATGAACAGGGTGTCCGGGCCGCAGACGAAGCGCCGTGTGAGACCGAAGAAGTCGCCGGACTCGAAGAGCACCGGGCCGATGCGATGGTAGCCCCGGCGATCGCAGCGGATGCGGTAGCGCAGCGTAGTGGCCCCCAGGGGACGCATGACCATGGCCCGGGAATTGGCGCCCTCGAGGATCGTGACGCCGTCGCTGAGGATGTCTTCCATGATAACCCAGGGGACGAAGTTGGGCTTCTGGTTGCGGATGCCCACCGTGACGATCGCTTCCTCGCCAATCTCGCCACTGCGCATGGTGCAATGGCGCTCGGCGGTGAGTCCGTCCAGGCTTACGTAGGTCATCAGATAGGCGATTGCCGCCACCAGCATGGCGGCGTAGAACGCATAGGCGAAGAAGCCGATGCGGAAGACCAGCGCGATGACCAGGAATGCCAGCGCTGTCGCCAGCGCGGTCATGCGTCGGCGCTTCATCAGCCGCGCCCTTTCTCCACGGGAGCCGGGACTTTCTCCACCAGGGCGTCGATGATCTCGCCGCTTCCGTGGCCGCGCAGGCGGGCTTCGGGAGCGACGATGACGCGGTGACTGAGAACGCTCTTGACCACGTATTTGACGTCGTCAGGGGCAGCGTAATTGCGGCCGTCCAGGGCGGCGAGAGCCTGCGCGGTGCGGTACAAGGCGATGGATGCGCGGGGGCTCGCGCCCATGGCAAGATCGGTGGTGCGGCGAGTGGCATGGACCAGTCGCACGATGTACTCTCGCACTTTCTCGTGCACGAACACCTCGCGCACCGCGGATTGGGCGGCGATGAGTTGCTCGGAGGAGATAACCTGCCCGAGTTGGTCGATGGGATGCACCAGGCGCAGGCGCTCCAGCATCTCGTTCTCGTCGGAGAAGGACGGGTACCCGATGCTCATGCGCATGAGGAAGCGGTCGAGCTGGGCTTCGGGCAGAGGGAAGGTCCCTTCGTGTTCGATGGGGTTCTGGGTCGCGAGGACCATGAACGGCCGCGCGAGGGCGTACGTCTGGCCGTCCACAGATACCTGGCGCTCGGCCATGCACTCCAGCAGTGCGGACTGGGCGCGCGGCGTGGCGCGATTGATCTCGTCGGCCAGGAGGATCTGGTGGAAGACCGGGCCCCGGCGGAACTCGAACTCCAGGGTCTTCTGGTTGAAGACCGAGACCCCGGTAACGTCAGAAGGCAACAGGTCCGGCGTGCACTGGACCCGGGCGAAGGTGCAGCCCACGGAGAGCGCCAGCGCCCGGGCCAGCATGGTCTTGGCGACGCCCGGTACATCTTCCAGAAGCACATGGCCCTCACACAGGAGGCAGACCAGAGAGAGCCGGACGGCGTCGCGCTTCCCGACGACCACCTTTTCGACATTGTCGATGACGGCACGGCCGAGGGCGGCGACATCCATGGCAAAGGCCTCCGTGAATAGCGGGGCTCGGCCCTGTACTTTCCCGAGCCTTGGGGCACAATATGTCAACACTCGTCCCCGGGCGTTGGTTCGTTTTCGCCAACGGCAATTCTGGGGCGGGATCGGGGCACTCTCTAACAATA includes the following:
- a CDS encoding DUF58 domain-containing protein, whose amino-acid sequence is MKRRRMTALATALAFLVIALVFRIGFFAYAFYAAMLVAAIAYLMTYVSLDGLTAERHCTMRSGEIGEEAIVTVGIRNQKPNFVPWVIMEDILSDGVTILEGANSRAMVMRPLGATTLRYRIRCDRRGYHRIGPVLFESGDFFGLTRRFVCGPDTLFITVYPKVLPIDKYSVPTHRPLGETTVRMRIFEDPTRIAGVREYQQGDPLRRVHWKASARTGLLHSKIYEPSSVQGANIILDFNTRSWDGSGKGRRTEFACTVAASLASHLASRGVDLGFVSNGVDAADVIDVEPISVEVAHRDEARQLLERRKMSDRLRPVEVAVRRGQESIMLVMETLARLELSDGFSLAEMIAREYNAWPREDTVILIVPEVTPELGREIARLKSTGFSVLVLLIDNSASAPRAQASLAGLRVPMIHLRRETDLHNIVI
- a CDS encoding MoxR family ATPase, whose amino-acid sequence is MDVAALGRAVIDNVEKVVVGKRDAVRLSLVCLLCEGHVLLEDVPGVAKTMLARALALSVGCTFARVQCTPDLLPSDVTGVSVFNQKTLEFEFRRGPVFHQILLADEINRATPRAQSALLECMAERQVSVDGQTYALARPFMVLATQNPIEHEGTFPLPEAQLDRFLMRMSIGYPSFSDENEMLERLRLVHPIDQLGQVISSEQLIAAQSAVREVFVHEKVREYIVRLVHATRRTTDLAMGASPRASIALYRTAQALAALDGRNYAAPDDVKYVVKSVLSHRVIVAPEARLRGHGSGEIIDALVEKVPAPVEKGRG